From the genome of Novosphingobium sp. TH158, one region includes:
- the ruvA gene encoding Holliday junction branch migration protein RuvA: protein MIAKLAGTLDDFGPDWAVIDVSGVGYLVHCSAKTLDSLGVRGDRVTVHTELQVSENDMRLIGFASGEERAWFRLLTGVQGVGSKMALAVLSALSIDELQRACASGDAAMVARAQGVGPKLASRIVNELKDKAGGLPSAAAGAIASAPKGSASLDAVSALQNLGFKPNVATEAVARALEELGDGASLNDLIRIGLKRAAG from the coding sequence ATGATCGCCAAGCTTGCCGGCACACTCGACGATTTCGGTCCCGACTGGGCGGTCATCGACGTTTCCGGCGTCGGCTACCTCGTCCATTGCAGCGCCAAGACGCTGGATTCGCTGGGTGTGCGGGGAGATCGGGTGACGGTCCATACCGAACTGCAGGTCTCGGAAAACGACATGCGCCTGATCGGCTTCGCCAGCGGCGAGGAACGGGCATGGTTCCGCCTGCTGACCGGCGTGCAGGGTGTGGGCAGCAAGATGGCGCTCGCCGTGCTTTCCGCCCTGTCGATCGACGAACTGCAGCGCGCCTGCGCCAGCGGCGACGCGGCCATGGTGGCGCGCGCGCAGGGCGTAGGGCCGAAGCTTGCCAGCCGCATCGTCAACGAGCTGAAGGACAAGGCCGGCGGCCTGCCCTCCGCCGCAGCTGGCGCTATTGCCTCGGCGCCGAAAGGCTCGGCCAGCCTCGATGCCGTCTCGGCGCTCCAGAACCTTGGCTTCAAGCCCAACGTCGCAACCGAAGCCGTCGCCCGCGCGCTTGAGGAACTGGGCGATGGCGCCAGCCTCAATGACCTGATCCGGATCGGCCTCAAGAGGGCGGCGGGGTGA
- the ruvC gene encoding crossover junction endodeoxyribonuclease RuvC, translating to MLILGIDPSLSCTGWGIVSKVGNRLTHIANGQVKTDPRASLPERLVTLDQELADVILAHRPDAAAVEEVFVNKNPQSTLKLGQARGVCLLVAARAGLPVAEYATRLVKKAIVGTGGAEKAQVQAMLGVLLPGVKLAGADAADALAVAIAHAHLVRG from the coding sequence ATGCTGATCCTCGGCATCGATCCCTCGCTGTCCTGCACGGGCTGGGGCATCGTCTCGAAAGTCGGCAACCGGCTGACCCACATCGCCAATGGCCAGGTAAAAACCGATCCGCGGGCCAGCCTGCCCGAACGGCTGGTCACGCTGGACCAAGAACTGGCCGACGTGATCCTTGCCCACCGGCCCGATGCGGCGGCGGTGGAGGAAGTCTTCGTCAACAAGAACCCGCAATCCACGCTCAAGCTCGGCCAGGCGCGCGGCGTCTGCCTGCTGGTTGCGGCGCGCGCCGGGCTGCCGGTGGCCGAATATGCCACGCGGCTGGTCAAGAAGGCGATTGTCGGCACCGGCGGGGCGGAAAAGGCGCAGGTCCAGGCCATGCTCGGCGTGCTGCTGCCCGGGGTAAAACTTGCCGGGGCGGACGCGGCAGACGCGCTGGCCGTGGCGATTGCCCACGCGCACCTCGTCCGGGGATAG
- a CDS encoding YebC/PmpR family DNA-binding transcriptional regulator, whose product MAGHSKFKNIMHRKGAQDKKRSAQFSKLSREITVAAKMGMPDPDMNPRLRAAVNAAKAQSMPKDNIQRAIEKASKGDGENYEEVRYEGYGPGGVALIVEALTDNRNRTATNVRTAFSKNGGNLGASGAVSHGFDRLGLIEYPGSVGDEDKVLEAAIEAGADDVESDAESHAIWVAVENLHPVARELEKSLGEAEGVKLAWKPGLKVEVDEDTARTLLKLIDVLDDDDDVQTVWGNYEISDDVMAKLG is encoded by the coding sequence ATGGCAGGCCATTCCAAATTCAAGAACATCATGCACCGCAAGGGCGCGCAGGATAAGAAGCGCTCTGCCCAGTTCTCCAAGCTCAGCCGCGAAATTACCGTGGCCGCCAAGATGGGCATGCCCGATCCGGACATGAACCCCCGCCTGCGCGCCGCGGTCAACGCAGCCAAGGCGCAGTCCATGCCCAAGGACAATATCCAGCGCGCCATCGAAAAGGCCAGCAAGGGCGACGGCGAGAACTACGAGGAAGTGCGCTACGAGGGCTATGGCCCGGGCGGCGTGGCCCTGATCGTCGAAGCGCTGACCGACAACCGCAACCGCACCGCCACCAACGTCCGCACCGCCTTTTCCAAGAATGGCGGCAACCTGGGCGCAAGCGGCGCGGTGAGCCACGGGTTCGACCGGCTGGGCCTGATCGAATACCCCGGCTCCGTGGGCGACGAGGACAAGGTCCTGGAAGCCGCGATCGAGGCTGGCGCCGACGATGTCGAAAGCGATGCCGAAAGCCACGCCATCTGGGTTGCGGTCGAAAACCTCCACCCCGTCGCGCGCGAACTGGAAAAGTCGCTGGGCGAGGCGGAAGGCGTGAAGCTGGCATGGAAGCCCGGCCTGAAGGTCGAGGTTGACGAGGACACCGCGCGGACCCTGCTCAAGCTGATCGACGTGCTTGACGACGATGACGACGTGCAGACCGTCTGGGGCAATTACGAGATCTCCGACGACGTGATGGCGAAGCTGGGGTGA
- a CDS encoding heavy metal-binding domain-containing protein produces the protein MIVTTTAVLEGKPVREYKGIVTGEVIVGANLFRDLFAGIRDIVGGRSGSYEEVLGRARREAIAEMEAEAQRLGGNAVIGVDIDYEVLGSNGTMLMVSCSGTAVVV, from the coding sequence ATGATCGTCACCACCACTGCCGTGCTCGAAGGCAAGCCGGTTCGCGAATACAAGGGCATCGTCACGGGCGAGGTGATCGTCGGCGCCAACCTGTTCCGCGACCTGTTTGCCGGCATCCGCGACATCGTCGGTGGCCGCTCCGGCTCTTACGAGGAAGTGCTCGGACGCGCCCGGCGCGAGGCGATTGCCGAGATGGAAGCCGAAGCCCAGCGGCTGGGCGGCAATGCCGTGATCGGCGTGGACATCGATTACGAAGTGCTCGGCTCCAACGGCACGATGCTGATGGTCAGCTGCTCGGGAACGGCCGTGGTTGTCTGA
- a CDS encoding CPBP family intramembrane glutamic endopeptidase has translation MNHASAKPIVSRLPAAWTEFAAFLHAPRHGEPSGLRAPGAWRTIGAMWALDVAGLLVLLLLVSGWLKWTGLPGPDAFDKVPRQWLLPLVVIVAPVLEELLFRGWLSGRPRTVWLLGCVLAVALVATLPMEPASRGAVALLFLLAMPVGWALLRRWATPRWFARGFPAIFWITALLFGAVHLSNYPQPGLLALPLVLPQVWAGLVFGFVRMRVGLAGSMLVHAGANALAILPTVLAG, from the coding sequence ATGAATCATGCGAGTGCCAAGCCCATCGTGTCCCGCCTGCCGGCGGCCTGGACGGAATTCGCCGCCTTCCTGCACGCGCCGCGGCATGGCGAACCGTCCGGCCTGCGCGCACCGGGAGCCTGGCGCACCATCGGTGCCATGTGGGCGCTCGACGTTGCAGGGCTGCTGGTCCTGCTGCTGCTGGTCAGCGGCTGGCTGAAATGGACCGGCCTGCCCGGCCCGGATGCCTTCGACAAGGTGCCCCGGCAATGGCTGCTGCCGCTGGTCGTGATCGTCGCACCGGTGCTTGAGGAATTGCTGTTCCGCGGCTGGCTGAGCGGCAGGCCGCGCACGGTCTGGCTGCTGGGTTGCGTGCTTGCCGTGGCCCTGGTGGCCACCCTGCCGATGGAGCCGGCATCGCGCGGTGCCGTGGCGCTCCTGTTCCTGCTGGCCATGCCGGTGGGCTGGGCCCTGCTGCGGCGATGGGCCACCCCGCGCTGGTTTGCGCGGGGGTTTCCGGCGATCTTCTGGATCACCGCGCTGCTGTTCGGCGCGGTGCACCTGTCCAACTATCCGCAGCCCGGCCTGCTGGCCCTGCCGCTGGTGTTGCCGCAGGTCTGGGCGGGGCTGGTATTCGGATTCGTGCGGATGCGGGTGGGGCTGGCAGGATCGATGCTCGTCCACGCCGGGGCGAACGCGCTGGCGATCCTGCCGACCGTGCTGGCGGGCTGA
- a CDS encoding DUF2312 domain-containing protein, which yields MAETTDDRLRLLIERVERLEEEKKGISDDIRDVYAEAKAVGYDAKIMRQIVRLRKMKPDDRREMEMVLDTYKAALGLG from the coding sequence ATGGCCGAAACCACCGACGACCGCCTGCGCCTGCTGATCGAACGCGTGGAGCGCCTCGAGGAAGAAAAGAAGGGCATCTCCGACGACATCCGCGACGTTTATGCCGAGGCGAAGGCGGTGGGTTACGATGCCAAGATCATGCGCCAGATCGTCCGGCTGCGGAAGATGAAGCCCGATGACCGTCGCGAGATGGAAATGGTGCTCGATACCTACAAGGCAGCGCTGGGCCTCGGCTGA
- a CDS encoding DUF1244 domain-containing protein, whose protein sequence is MSCSEPSTSTAGDPLDSLDDAVAAAAFRRLVRHLRHRHDAQNIDLMGLAGFCRNCLADWINDAGAGLDKEGARAVIHGMTSAEWKARFHVEATPEQLERMAESMKKNAPGH, encoded by the coding sequence ATGAGTTGTTCCGAACCATCCACCTCCACCGCCGGCGACCCGCTCGATTCGCTGGACGATGCCGTTGCCGCTGCCGCCTTCCGCCGCCTTGTGCGCCATTTGCGACACCGCCATGACGCCCAGAACATCGACCTGATGGGCCTGGCCGGATTTTGCCGCAATTGCCTGGCCGACTGGATCAACGATGCCGGTGCAGGGCTGGACAAGGAAGGCGCCCGCGCAGTGATCCACGGCATGACCAGCGCCGAATGGAAGGCCCGCTTCCATGTCGAGGCGACGCCCGAACAGCTGGAGCGCATGGCCGAAAGCATGAAGAAGAACGCGCCCGGCCACTGA
- the pyk gene encoding pyruvate kinase: MAKQETHDHRGRKVKILATLGPASRSPEMIAKLLRAGVDAFRVNMSHGDHATHAETIANVRAAEKDFGRPIAILCDLQGPKLRVGQFKEGRAVLRHGSHFTLDRNPEPGDENRVCLPHPELFGVLQKGQRLLVDDGKIRLRVTRAGDDEILCTAEVGGVISDRKGVNVPDAVVPIPALTEKDRRDLSFAVEHGADWIALSFVQRPEDVAEARRLIGGNGALMAKIEKPAAVERIEEIIELSDGIMVARGDLGVELNPEEVPPIQKAVVGATRRSGKPVVVATQMLESMIESPAPTRAEVSDVANAVYDGADAVMLSAETASGAWPVEAVTIMDRIAYQVERDPGYRRQVNYAEVLPDNTTADALARASAQIAETLAIAGIIVFTGSGSTARRVARERPGAPMLVLTPSPKIARKMALLWGAHAVHTKDIGSFEEMIAKGKRMALRHGFGSAGSKLIALAGVPFGTPGSTNLLHVVTLSGDELKRHSAD; this comes from the coding sequence GTGGCTAAGCAGGAAACGCACGATCATCGCGGACGCAAGGTGAAGATTCTGGCGACGCTGGGTCCGGCAAGCCGCAGCCCCGAGATGATTGCGAAGCTGCTGCGGGCGGGGGTCGATGCCTTCCGCGTGAACATGAGCCACGGCGATCACGCCACCCATGCCGAAACCATCGCCAATGTCCGGGCGGCGGAAAAGGATTTCGGCCGCCCCATCGCCATCCTGTGCGACCTGCAAGGGCCGAAGCTGCGCGTTGGCCAGTTCAAGGAAGGCCGCGCCGTGCTTCGTCACGGCAGCCATTTCACGCTCGATCGCAATCCCGAACCGGGCGACGAGAACCGCGTCTGCCTGCCGCATCCCGAACTGTTCGGCGTTCTCCAGAAGGGCCAGCGCCTGCTGGTCGACGATGGCAAGATCCGCCTTCGCGTCACCCGCGCCGGCGATGACGAAATCCTCTGCACCGCCGAAGTCGGCGGGGTGATTTCCGACCGCAAGGGCGTCAACGTGCCCGATGCCGTCGTGCCGATCCCGGCGCTGACCGAAAAGGACCGGCGCGACCTTTCCTTCGCGGTCGAACACGGCGCGGACTGGATCGCGCTGTCCTTCGTGCAGCGGCCCGAGGACGTGGCCGAGGCGCGGCGGCTGATCGGCGGCAACGGCGCGCTGATGGCCAAGATCGAAAAGCCTGCCGCAGTGGAGCGGATCGAGGAGATCATCGAGCTTTCCGACGGCATCATGGTGGCGCGCGGGGACCTGGGCGTCGAGCTCAACCCGGAGGAAGTGCCGCCGATCCAGAAGGCCGTTGTCGGCGCCACGCGCCGCTCGGGCAAGCCGGTGGTCGTGGCCACGCAGATGCTCGAATCGATGATCGAAAGCCCTGCGCCGACCCGCGCCGAAGTGTCCGACGTGGCCAACGCGGTTTACGACGGGGCGGATGCCGTGATGCTTTCGGCAGAGACCGCATCGGGGGCCTGGCCGGTAGAGGCGGTGACGATCATGGACCGCATCGCCTATCAGGTGGAACGCGATCCCGGCTACCGCCGCCAGGTCAACTATGCCGAAGTGCTGCCCGATAACACCACCGCCGATGCGCTTGCCCGCGCTTCGGCCCAGATCGCCGAAACGCTGGCGATCGCGGGCATCATCGTGTTCACCGGTTCGGGCAGCACGGCCCGGCGCGTCGCGCGCGAGCGGCCCGGTGCGCCGATGCTGGTGCTCACGCCCTCGCCCAAGATCGCCCGCAAGATGGCCCTGCTGTGGGGTGCCCATGCCGTGCACACCAAGGACATCGGCTCGTTCGAGGAAATGATCGCCAAGGGCAAGCGCATGGCGCTGCGCCATGGATTCGGCTCGGCGGGGTCGAAGCTGATCGCGCTGGCAGGGGTCCCGTTCGGCACGCCGGGGTCTACCAACCTGCTCCACGTGGTGACGCTGTCCGGCGACGAATTGAAGCGCCACAGCGCCGATTGA
- a CDS encoding TonB-dependent receptor, whose protein sequence is MNLTPKFALITSCAVMALACPAFAEEAGEAAATDDTVIVVKGQGEGESLWTYAGSATVIDGLDLEARRFTNLASLSYVAPNVSLDEIGTFKGVSNFAIRGLGVNSSIPSIDPSVGLYVDGVYLGINAGTVFDALDVARVEVLRGPQGVVFGRNTTGGAVQVQTADPDFEEWSGQARLGMEGPVDDGRGSPMGTARLVVSGPLGDSLALRLGALHASDGGYFRNALTGAPVGGYDNTVLRAGLAWAPSATFKLTLKGEWNRSDGDGAPTHNNGQNPRDSFSLSINEPGYHHSRSRFVTARAEYDVGEGALTSVFGWRKYDLSTRNDIDSSPATVFHSDTRTRQEQVSNDLYYTRSLAGLDLTLGAYLFHQSMGYEEVRYLAATQYGGGRMTHDQAELYGQAVAELAAGLKLTAGLRWSHEAKQAFVTYVRPRNACSAVDGTCPTSGVNALNTSENNGFTDKASWNSLSPRIALGWQAADNAYLWGGWSRGRRSGGYNLRITQPAAFEQVAIALGSPAYQPERVDSFEAGVKWQGAGGRIGVQATAFHNDVANLQREINVPSASSGLAQSVYNTADARIRGFEVELSAQPVEGLSLSASLGHIDARYTRVMFDINSDGTINAADLALDLPRAPRWTWGLGAQYRMWISSKAEITARADFQHRSRFAYTDNNWGFNSAANRLDASLTLNLGDPAIRFSLFGRNLMDDVQFGGDTQLPFAGGSYSDGNNRPYDPSPAAGTFSPLAKGRTVGLEVAMDF, encoded by the coding sequence ATGAACCTCACCCCCAAGTTCGCGCTCATCACGAGCTGTGCCGTCATGGCCCTGGCCTGCCCGGCCTTCGCCGAGGAAGCAGGCGAGGCCGCCGCAACGGATGACACCGTGATTGTCGTCAAGGGACAGGGCGAGGGGGAATCGCTTTGGACCTATGCGGGCAGCGCGACAGTGATCGACGGGCTCGATCTCGAGGCGCGCCGCTTCACCAATCTTGCATCGCTGTCCTATGTCGCGCCGAACGTCTCGCTGGACGAGATCGGCACCTTCAAGGGCGTGTCCAACTTTGCCATCCGCGGGCTGGGCGTGAACAGCTCGATCCCCTCGATCGACCCTTCGGTCGGGCTCTATGTCGATGGTGTCTACCTAGGCATCAATGCCGGCACGGTATTCGATGCGCTCGACGTGGCGCGGGTCGAGGTGCTGCGCGGGCCGCAGGGCGTGGTTTTCGGCCGCAATACCACCGGCGGCGCGGTGCAGGTGCAGACCGCCGACCCGGACTTCGAGGAGTGGAGCGGGCAGGCCCGGCTCGGCATGGAAGGCCCGGTCGATGACGGGCGCGGATCGCCGATGGGCACGGCGCGGCTGGTCGTCTCCGGTCCGCTGGGCGACAGCCTGGCGCTGCGCCTTGGCGCGCTGCACGCCAGCGACGGCGGCTATTTCCGCAACGCCCTGACCGGCGCACCGGTGGGCGGCTATGACAACACCGTCTTGCGCGCAGGACTCGCCTGGGCGCCTTCTGCAACCTTCAAGCTGACGCTGAAAGGCGAATGGAACCGCAGCGACGGCGATGGCGCGCCGACGCACAACAACGGCCAGAACCCGCGCGACAGCTTCTCCCTCTCGATCAACGAGCCGGGCTATCACCACTCGCGCTCGCGCTTTGTCACGGCACGGGCGGAATACGACGTGGGAGAAGGCGCGCTGACCAGCGTTTTCGGCTGGCGCAAATATGATCTCTCCACCCGTAACGACATCGATTCCTCGCCCGCCACGGTGTTCCATTCGGATACCCGCACCCGGCAGGAACAGGTTTCCAACGACCTGTACTACACCCGCAGCCTTGCCGGACTCGACCTGACGCTGGGCGCTTACCTGTTCCACCAGTCCATGGGTTACGAGGAGGTCCGCTACCTGGCCGCCACGCAATACGGCGGCGGGCGGATGACGCATGACCAGGCAGAGCTTTACGGGCAGGCCGTGGCCGAACTGGCAGCCGGCCTCAAGCTCACCGCCGGCCTGCGCTGGTCGCACGAGGCGAAGCAGGCCTTCGTCACCTATGTCCGCCCGCGCAATGCCTGCTCGGCGGTGGACGGAACCTGCCCGACCAGCGGGGTGAACGCGCTGAACACGTCGGAAAACAACGGCTTTACCGACAAGGCCAGCTGGAATTCGCTGAGCCCGCGAATTGCGCTTGGCTGGCAGGCGGCTGACAATGCCTATCTGTGGGGCGGCTGGTCGCGCGGGCGGCGTTCGGGCGGCTACAACCTGCGCATCACCCAGCCGGCAGCCTTCGAGCAGGTGGCCATCGCGCTCGGCTCGCCAGCCTACCAGCCCGAGCGGGTGGACAGCTTCGAGGCGGGGGTGAAGTGGCAGGGTGCCGGCGGCCGGATCGGGGTGCAGGCAACCGCCTTCCACAACGACGTGGCGAACCTCCAGCGCGAGATCAACGTGCCCTCGGCCTCGTCCGGGCTCGCTCAGTCGGTCTACAACACCGCCGATGCGCGCATTCGCGGCTTCGAGGTGGAACTGTCGGCCCAGCCGGTGGAAGGGCTGAGCCTTTCGGCCAGCCTTGGCCATATCGATGCGCGCTACACCCGCGTGATGTTCGATATCAATTCGGATGGCACCATCAATGCCGCCGATCTCGCGCTCGATCTGCCGCGTGCGCCGCGCTGGACCTGGGGCCTTGGTGCCCAGTATCGCATGTGGATCAGCAGCAAGGCGGAAATCACCGCCCGCGCTGATTTCCAGCACCGTTCGCGCTTTGCCTATACCGACAACAACTGGGGCTTCAATTCAGCCGCGAACCGGCTCGATGCCAGCCTCACGCTGAACCTTGGCGATCCGGCGATCCGGTTTTCGCTGTTCGGCCGCAACCTGATGGATGACGTGCAGTTCGGCGGCGATACCCAGCTGCCTTTCGCGGGCGGCAGCTATTCCGACGGCAACAACCGGCCTTACGATCCCAGCCCGGCGGCAGGCACCTTCTCCCCGCTGGCCAAGGGGCGGACCGTGGGCCTGGAAGTGGCGATGGACTTCTGA
- a CDS encoding YggS family pyridoxal phosphate-dependent enzyme has protein sequence MSDPATRLADIRARIEAAAKVAQRKAAEITLVAVSKTHAAEAIEPLILAGQTVFGENRVQEAAAKWPALREAHPGIALHLVGQLQSNKAEEAVALFDCMHSLDRPSLVAALARAMDKAGRQVPCFVQVNIGAEEQKGGCAIGDTPALLAEARAAGIPVAGLMCVPPLDTEPAPYFALLDKIAADNGLSGLSMGMSEDFETAIMLGATHVRVGSALFGPRA, from the coding sequence ATGAGCGATCCAGCCACCCGTCTCGCCGATATCCGTGCCCGCATCGAAGCAGCCGCAAAAGTGGCGCAGCGCAAAGCCGCCGAGATCACCCTTGTCGCCGTCAGCAAGACGCATGCTGCCGAAGCGATCGAGCCGCTGATCCTTGCCGGCCAGACCGTTTTCGGCGAAAACCGCGTGCAGGAAGCGGCGGCGAAATGGCCCGCCCTGCGCGAAGCACACCCCGGAATTGCGCTGCACCTTGTCGGCCAGCTGCAATCGAACAAGGCCGAGGAAGCCGTTGCGCTGTTCGACTGCATGCATTCGCTTGACCGGCCTTCGCTGGTCGCAGCGCTTGCCAGGGCGATGGACAAGGCAGGCCGGCAGGTTCCCTGCTTCGTCCAGGTCAATATCGGCGCGGAGGAGCAGAAGGGCGGTTGCGCCATCGGCGATACCCCCGCCCTGCTGGCCGAAGCCCGCGCCGCCGGCATTCCGGTCGCCGGGCTGATGTGCGTGCCGCCGCTGGATACGGAGCCGGCACCCTACTTCGCCCTGCTTGACAAGATCGCCGCAGACAATGGCCTCTCCGGCCTGTCGATGGGGATGAGCGAGGACTTCGAAACCGCGATCATGCTGGGCGCCACCCACGTGCGCGTGGGCAGCGCCCTGTTCGGCCCGCGCGCCTGA
- a CDS encoding thiamine phosphate synthase: MARCYSDAMPVRQTQIPRLWLISDARNDAVLDRALKRLPRGSGLVFRHYHLPDGERRARFSQLARAARARGLAVFLAGDARQARRWRADGAYGSSQLLAGGPACARLVTVHGLRELARAGRADAVLLSPVFPTRTHPGAPSLGAIRFLLMAQKAGIPVLALGGMTARRAARLPVHGWAAIDGLSP; the protein is encoded by the coding sequence ATGGCGCGCTGCTATAGCGATGCCATGCCTGTGCGCCAGACCCAGATTCCCCGCCTCTGGCTGATTTCCGATGCGCGCAACGATGCCGTGCTGGATCGCGCGCTGAAACGGCTGCCGCGCGGCAGCGGGCTCGTGTTCCGTCACTATCACTTGCCCGATGGTGAGCGCCGCGCGCGTTTCAGCCAGCTGGCACGCGCGGCAAGGGCGCGCGGACTGGCCGTGTTCCTCGCCGGCGATGCCCGGCAGGCGCGGCGATGGCGGGCCGATGGCGCCTATGGATCGTCGCAGCTGCTGGCAGGCGGGCCCGCCTGCGCGCGGCTGGTCACGGTCCACGGGCTGCGCGAACTGGCCCGGGCTGGGCGGGCAGATGCCGTGCTGCTTTCCCCCGTGTTTCCCACCCGCACACACCCCGGCGCGCCCTCGCTCGGGGCAATCCGCTTCCTGCTGATGGCGCAGAAGGCAGGAATTCCAGTGCTTGCGCTGGGCGGAATGACCGCCCGCCGGGCGGCGCGACTGCCGGTGCACGGCTGGGCCGCCATCGACGGGCTGAGTCCCTGA